From Watersipora subatra chromosome 8, tzWatSuba1.1, whole genome shotgun sequence, a single genomic window includes:
- the LOC137401861 gene encoding uncharacterized protein — translation MRVDSSSRRTRSCTSITTGSSASTSTTISTSISSRSTGSSNCSTIISISHSTTSDTSSTNNSATISTSISNTSSTSISIISTTSISTTSSTSISTTSNTSISTTSSTVISTTNSTGISTSSSTSISNTSSTSIRTSSNTSSSSVNSSTSSSTSSANSSTSNTSGDIIPISTSHGTSKRTSSSAGSGLASSNASSLTTSKFCYTSKEISSDGTRFSPLSYNGVN, via the exons ATGAGAGT TGAtagcagcagcagaagaacccGTAGTTGTACTAGCATTACAACCGGTAGTAGTGCCAGCACTAGTACCACCATCAGTACCAGCATCAGTAGCAGAAGTACTGGCAGTAGTAATTGTAGTACCATCATTAGTATTAGTCATAGTACAACCAGTGATACTAGCAGTACTAATAATAGTGCCACCATTAGTACTAGCATCAGTAACACCAGTAGTACTAGCATCAGTATCATCAGTACTACTAGCATCAGTACAACCAGTAGTACTAGCATCAGTACAACCAGTAACACCAGCATAAGTACCACCAGTAGTACTGTCATTAGTACCACTAATAGTACCGGCAtcagtactagtagtagtaccagCATCAGTAATACCAGTAGTACCAGCATCAGGACTAGTAGTAAtaccagtagtagtagtgtCAACAGTAGTACCAGCAGCAGTACTAGTAGTGCCAACAGTAGTACGAGTAATACTAGTGGTGATATCATCCCCATTAGTACCAGCCATGGTACTAGCAAGAGAACCAGTAGTAGTGCTGGTAGTGGTCTCGCCAGTAGTAATGCTAGTAGTTTGACTACTAGTAAATTCTGCTACACTAGCAAGGAAATCAGTAGTGATGGGACCAGATTCAGTCCGCTGAGCTACAATGGAGTCAATTAG